The Bombina bombina isolate aBomBom1 chromosome 12, aBomBom1.pri, whole genome shotgun sequence sequence TAgcctaataaattgaccccaataaaCTCACAGGTAAGTACCTACTGGAAACAAATTGCATTTCAGGAATAGTCAGTACCTTTGTTTCGGATTTTGTTTTCATTCTGCAAATAATAAGTGAAGACAATACTCAGATCTAGATATTGATTATCTGCCTAGAAGATCTAAGAAGCaaaataaaggatatatatatatatatatatatatatatatatatatatatatatatatatactgaagctcTTATTAGGGTGGTCATATTTTAGGTTATTCCTACAAGTGGTGAGAACAGGGATTTGGTGGATCACCAAAGATGAGTGGCAGTAAGTGAAAATGATTATTAGTAATGATAGGTCTTTGTTACTTGGTCAGGTTGAAAGCTTGGATACTGTTTCACATGTACAAATACTCTGACTATTTTACCTTTGGACAGTTGGCTAATTTTCGTGGTATTACTGGAAATGTAGAGCAGAATTGTTTCAATACATTTGTATGAACAAATACCTAACAACAttgttgtatatttgtatataccagTGCGGGAATATTGTCCTTCATTGATAAGCTCTCTTGGTATTGATTTTGCAAAGCAAATTCTGCAATGGAGGCACAATGTGGGTCATTTAACATGTGCCCATGACTTCCAGGAAGGATGATAGAGGCTGAATAAAGAAGAAACTATACAATATTTAATTCATAGGATAATATAAAAACTTGGGATACAAGGGTCGcaaaagattttttaaataaaaaattgactCTCTTTGGGACATAACTGGAAGTTGGTTGAAGGGCTTCAAAGAACATGAGGAATGTGGAATGGAAGACAGGGAGATGATTAAAGCAAATAAACAAAAATGAGTGTTAGAAAAATAATAAGCCCAGGGGGTAAATATTGTAGGGTTTAAGAAGGTAAATTATAATACAATCTAAGATGTTTTGTTACTGACTTTTAGAAAAGGACAGGTTTGCAGTATAGCGAAGATTGTGGGTTATCATTTTGGGTAGGAAGAGGCTATAGAAGCTTGAACTCTGAGTTTCAGAACATAATTTTAGAAAATGTAGTAATTATAAGGGATAAAGGGgtgataaattatttttaaacagcaaatatttGGCATATTCTAAACAAATGTTGAACACATTTTACATTTGCTATTTATATTTAGGAAATCAATTTGGAAAATAGCTAAATTAACATTCAAATAATGATTCTAATTATTGGAATTCAGTGTATGTATATGAGAAACAACATTTTGAAGACAAACTATAAACTTTGTAGAGTTTGGATTTATTCAATTAAAGCGACATCCTGTGATAGAGCATTTTATGATTGTACTTCTGTTTGCATATAATTATCTGTTAAATCCAtgtaaagtggttaaacacattgttaaagtcagtttcagagaaggaatgcactacagggagctagctgaacacttctggtaagccaataaaaagaggtatatgtgtatagccaccaatcaccagctagctcccagtagtgaactgctgctcctgagcttacctaggtatgcttttcaaccaagtatacaaagagaatgaagtaaatttgagagTAGAAATACATGTAATAATTcttaaatgacatgctgtatctgacccAGTGGTTTTATAAAAATTGGAATTTCCTTCAAACAAATACAGTATACTCTCTAAAAGTTTTAAAAGCtcttaattttgtattattttcatCTTAACAAGTTTACTAGATGGATGGTGGTGAAAGCACTGAAACGTTATTACTGTGGAAGGGTTTAGCTGTGATAATAAAATTGCTGTGATTTGTAACTTTATGTTTCATTCTATCTTTTGTTCTTCAGGTTACAGGTCTTCATGGCACATTTACAGGGGGTCAACCAATCCTCTGTGTCTGGCTTCCTAATTGTTGGTCTCTCTGAAGCTCCAGAACCTCAGACCATACTCTTCCTCATCTTTCTGGGTATCTACCTTATCACTGTTATCGGTAACCTTGTTATCCTGGCTGTGATTTCCTTTGACCAGAGGCTTCACACGCCAATGTACTTTTTCTTGGCCAACCTTGCCATCATTGATGTCATCTTTTCAACGGTGACCGTCCCAAAGCTTTTGTCCATCCTGATCACCGCCAAGCGGTTCATCTCCTACTCAAACTGTGTTACCCAGCTATTGTTCTTCCAGTTTTTTGTGGTGGCTGAGTGTTACATTCTAGCAGTAATGGCCTATGACAGATATGTAGCCATCTGCTTCCCGCTCAACTACACTCTAATCATGAGTCGAGTGGTTAGATTAAAGCTTGTGATTTCTTGTTGGGTTTGTGGCTTGATCAATTCAACAGTCCAGGCTCTCTCAATATCCAAGCTTGTCTTCTGTGGTCCCAATGTGGTTGAACATTTTTTCTGTGATGTCACTCCATTGTTTAAGCTTTCTTGCTCTGATCCTAAAGTTGGTGAGACAATTTATATGGTAGTGGTGGTAGTTGCCGGTTTCggccctctgttttttattcttgtgACTTATGGCCGCATCATTTATGCTGTCACCAGAATTAACTCCAGAAGTGGACTAACAAAGACATTCTCTACCTGTGCTTCTCATTTCACTGTGGTTGCTTTGTATTATGGGTGTGGGACCTTTAGCTACATTTGGCCATCTTCTACAGCTGCAATGGACAAAGATGTAAAGGTGGTGGCTGTGTTATACACAATCATGACTCCTATGTTAAACCCCATTATTTATAGTCTGCGCAATAAGAAGGTAAAAGAAGTAATCTGGAAAACGTTGATAAAAGGGTTAAAGACATAAAACCATTCACACCCAGGTGTTCTGTGTGTAACATggactttttatgtttttttactctCTAAAGCTAAATTTTCAAACTAAAAGTTCCTGTTGAACTTTAATGATAActaataatcacacacacatttcTGTTCCTGTATCTCTTGCATTGGCAACCATCCTATTGGTAATCAAGAATTGCAATTCTATACAcatttaatatgtgtatgtatgtatgtatgtgtatatactgtgtgtgtgtatgtatgtgtatatagtgtgtgtgtatgcatgtgtatatagtgtgtgtgtatgtatg is a genomic window containing:
- the LOC128642685 gene encoding olfactory receptor 5A2-like; its protein translation is MAHLQGVNQSSVSGFLIVGLSEAPEPQTILFLIFLGIYLITVIGNLVILAVISFDQRLHTPMYFFLANLAIIDVIFSTVTVPKLLSILITAKRFISYSNCVTQLLFFQFFVVAECYILAVMAYDRYVAICFPLNYTLIMSRVVRLKLVISCWVCGLINSTVQALSISKLVFCGPNVVEHFFCDVTPLFKLSCSDPKVGETIYMVVVVVAGFGPLFFILVTYGRIIYAVTRINSRSGLTKTFSTCASHFTVVALYYGCGTFSYIWPSSTAAMDKDVKVVAVLYTIMTPMLNPIIYSLRNKKVKEVIWKTLIKGLKT